A single window of Salmo salar chromosome ssa21, Ssal_v3.1, whole genome shotgun sequence DNA harbors:
- the LOC106582289 gene encoding proline-rich receptor-like protein kinase PERK2, with amino-acid sequence MSTLSQQVSHLSQELKEMTRLLRPLLLVAPQPILTPILTPPPSSANKPSSNTPLVVPPPAPPCSPSPHLQQTQSCSLLDMDSADTGNVGLPSCLLPTPPPQRPPAQNQSPISPERSSKDLPHSNPPSPGTGDMGGSPHLSNHTTSSNSFLPSAQDRCTLASGTMSPSLSFSLSLSSSPSCSPCQGPHHSRSGSHSRGLLPPPPSQDNTPPPSSHCSAPPSLSSSPGDHKLKLVFPSSSSTPLIPPLPSPYPSTLSLGPFSLDSLRGKTQGGTRLEAGHLELEMQERGGERGERRSQMEHISYMDEEGPAL; translated from the coding sequence ATGAGCACTCTCTCCCAGCAAGTCTCTCATCTCAGCCAGGAGCTAAAGGAAATGACCCGCCTGCTCCGGCCCCTCCTCCTTGTGGCGCCTCAGCCAATCCTGACGCCCATCCTGACTCCACCCCCCAGCAGTGCCAACAAACCGTCCTCCAACACACCTCTGGTGGTCCCACCTCCAGCCCCGCCCTGCTCTCCGTCACCCCACCTTCAACAAACGCAGTCCTGCTCGCTATTGGACATGGACAGTGCTGACACGGGGAACGTGGGCTTGCCAAGTTGCCTCCTCCCAACCCCCCCTCCACAGAGGCCTCCAGCCCAGAACCAGTCTCCAATCTCCCCAGAGAGAAGTTCTAAGGACTTACCCCACTCCAACCCCCCTTCCCCTGGGACaggagacatgggggggtcaCCCCACCTCTCCAACCACACCACCTCCAGCAACAGTTTCCTTCCCTCTGCCCAGGACAGATGTACCCTAGCCTCCGGCACcatgtccccctccctctctttctccttgtccctctcctcctccccctcctgctctccctGCCAGGGTCCCCATCACTCACGATCCGGCAGCCACAGCAGGGGCCTGCTCCCCCCGCCCCCCTCCCAGGACAACACGCCCCCGCCTTCCTCCCATTGCTCCGCTCCCCCGTCACTCAGCTCCTCGCCTGGAGACCATAAGCTGAAGTTGgtcttcccctcttcctcctccactcccctcatccctcccctcccctctccttaccCCTCGACCCTCTCCCTGGGCCCGTTCTCCCTGGACTCTCTGAGGGGGAAGACGCAGGGGGGCACTAGGCTGGAGGCAGGACACCTGGAgctggagatgcaggagaggggaggagagaggggggagagacgctCCCAGATGGAGCACATCAGCTACATGGACGAGGAAGGGCCAGCTCTGTGA